The following proteins are encoded in a genomic region of Chaetodon auriga isolate fChaAug3 chromosome 8, fChaAug3.hap1, whole genome shotgun sequence:
- the tars2 gene encoding threonine--tRNA ligase 1, cytoplasmic isoform X2 translates to MSVTQLFRPVICRPTARATLCLRRRYSKVCPALSERLQVFESLREKQGAKSRAEATETPLSIRLADGRTVKGRAGVTTPLFVAQSIRVKGALVSTVNGELWELGRPLEADCELQLLGFDTVEGRQAAWRTGACVLAGVLERVFGADVCREGVTDFGLYCDHLLDNSTLSLSDVEERCKQTAALKLPLSRLELNMEEVRELFQNSELRLQLVEEQMNGPTITVHRCGDSIAVCDGPLLPHTGLLKVFKMLQLSSVTLANQTESSGWTRLLGVAFPGENDKQEWEREQEEARRRDHRRIGTDQELFFFNDVSPGSCFFLPKGAHIYNTLTDFIKSEYRSRGFTEVVTPTLYSTALWERSGHWEHYSENMFTVTSEGSQTYALKPMNCPAHCLMFEQRVRSWRELPLRWADFGALHRNELSGTLGGLTRVRRFCQDDAHIFCTPEQLEEEILACLDFVKHVYQVFGFSFHCLLSTRPTPYLGEPEQWDNAEQQLERSLQQFGERWELNPGDGAFYGPKIDIQIRDAIGRQHQCATIQLDFQLPIRFDLQYVGGDGESHRPVMIHRAVLGSLERMIAILAENFGGKWPLWLSPAQVIVLPVGGNSESYSKQVVQQFREAGFMADLNDDQGATLNKKIRSAQLAQYNYIFVVGDKEIETGTVNVRNRGGKQLGRRPTEEVLTSLTQLRDSRSNLDEF, encoded by the exons ATGTCGGTGACACAGCTATTTCGGCCGGTTATCTGTCGACCGACGGCTCGTGCGACACTTTGCCTGCGCAGGAGGTACAGCAAG gtgtgcCCAGCTTTATCTGAGCGACTGCAAGTCTTTGAGTCCCTCAGGGAAAAACAAGGCGCTaagagcagagctgaagctaCAGAAACCCCCCTGAGTATCCGCCTGGCTGATGGCCGGACTGTAAAGGGAAGAGCTGGTGTCACCACTCCTCTCTTTGTTGCTCAGAGCATTCG TGTGAAAGGAGCACTGGTCAGTACAGTGAATGGGGAGTTGTGGGAGCTTGGACGGCCCCTAGAGGCAGACTGTGAACTACAACTTCTGGGGTTCGATACAGTTGAGGGACGACAG GCAGCATGGAGGACAGGAGCGTGCGTCCTTGCTGGAGTGTTGGAGAGGGTATTTGGTGCCGACGTGTGCAGAGAAGGAGTGACAGATTTCGGGCTTTACTGTGACCATCTGCTGGACAACAG taCCCTGTCTTTGAGTGATGTGGAGGAGAGATGTAAACAGACTGCAGCCCTCAAACTTCCTCTGTCCAGACTGGAGCTGAATATGGAAGAGGTCCGAGAGCTTTTCCAG AACAGCGAGCTGAGACTGCAGCTGGTTGAGGAGCAGATGAATGGCCCCACCATCACAGTGCACAG GTGTGGGGACAGCATAGCGGTCTGCGACGGCCCCCTCCTCCCGCACACTGGCCTCCTCAAGGTCTTCAAGAtgctccag CTGTCGTCCGTGACCCTGGCCAATCAGACGGAGTCCTCGGGTTGGACACGTCTCCTAGGTGTGGCCTTTCCAGGTGAGAATGACAAGCAGgagtgggagagggagcaggaggaggcgaggaggagggacCACAGACGCATTGGGACG GACCAGGAGCTGTTCTTCTTCAATGACGTGAGTCCAGGCAGTTGCTTTTTTCTGCCTAAAGGAGCCCACATCTACAACACCCTCACTGACTTCATTAAG AGTGAATACCGAAGCCGAGGTTTCACCGAGGTCGTGACCCCAACACTGTACAGCACTGCATTATGGGAGCGCTCGGGCCACTGGGAGCACTACAGCGagaacatgttcactgtgacgTCAGAGGGCTCTCAGACCTACGCTCTGAAGCCCATGAACTGTCCTGCACACTG TCTCATGTTTGAGCAGCGTGTTCGCTCGTGGAGGGAGCTTCCTCTGCGATGGGCCGATTTCGGGGCGCTGCATCGTAATGAGCTCTCGGGGACGCTGGGTGGTCTCACACGTGTTCGAAGGTTCTGCCAGGATGACGCTCACATCTTCTGCACACCTGAGCAG cTTGAAGAAGAGATTCTGGCATGTTTGGACTTTGTGAAGCATGTGTATCAAGTGTTTGGCTTTTCTTTCCACTGCCTCCTGTCTACACGTCCTACACCATACCTAGGAGAGCCTGAACAGTGGGATAATGCCGAGCAG cagtTGGAGAGGAGTCTGCAGCAGTTTGGTGAACGTTGGGAGTTGAACCCAGGAGACGGAGCCTTCTACGGACCAAAG ATCGACATCCAGATCAGAGATGCCATTGGCAGGCAACACCAGTGCGCCACAATCCAGTTGGACTTCCAGCTGCCAATCAGATTTGACCTTCAGTATGTCGG TGGAGACGGAGAGTCGCACCGGCCGGTGATGATCCACAGAGCGGTGCTGGGATCACTGGAGAGAATGATCGCTATACTGGCTGAAAACTTTGGAGGGAAATG GCCACTGTGGTTGTCCCCGGCGCAAGTCATTGTACTTCCTGTGGGGGGCAACAGTGAGTCGTACAGCAAACAG GTGGTCCAGCAGTTCCGTGAAGCTGGCTTCATGGCTGATTTGAATGACGACCAGGGAGCAACCTTAAACAAGAAGATTCGCTCTGCTCAGCTGGCCCAGTACAACTACATATTTG TTGTGGGGGATAAGGAGATTGAGACTGGCACAGTGAATGTGAGGAACAGAGGGGGCAAACAGCTGGGGAGGAGGCCGACAGAGGAGGTGCTGACATCCCTCACACAGCTACGAGACAGCAGGAGCAACTTAGACGAGTTCTGA